AAGTCTATGCCGTTCGATTAGATCAATCGGACGGGGGTGAAATACTGACATCATCGTCCAGGGTTTTTAGTTtcgttgaaaaataaaattattcatttcCTTATAAACAGCGTAGGTCCATTTGCATGGATCGACCGATTGGAACCATGTTTCGTCCGATTTTATTATCTAAAACCATACTGATAAGAGAGGGAACTAGTGAAGATCATTAATCAAATTAATTCATGTagataaaatagttttatatataatctcAACTGGATTCCAATTTACACAGAATGGTGTTATTCTTTTGCACTCCATTACTTCaaactaggcctgggcattcggggtcccaatcgggtttcggttttgtcCAATCGGGtctcggtttttcgggtttatcaaaatcagccccattcggattatataaaaattcggttcgggaccggttcgggttttatcgggttcggatcggggttagtaaatcttcaaagaaccggtacaacccggtgtactttcgggttttgggttccAACCGGTTCTTCGATTTTAAAGTACTTGATttatacctattttgtaaccaaaacataagtaaaatcggttcttcgggtttaaagtacttgatttgtacctattttgtaaccaaaacataagtaaaatcgattcagaaataagaaaaaaacatcaaacatgatcATTCAAAGTCAAACGAAAGGTATACGTTgttattgatagaaagaaaaccaataaatgaaatcataaaacgaaaaattaagttctcatgaaatgaaaaaaattattcaatgaaaataaaaccaaaatctaaaaatttcaaGCCTCAACCGCCACtttcaaccatcaaccttcatgtagtAGATAGTTATTGTATATGTTTAATAatatcttagtgtattttggctacatattaggaattgagatcatgtttggtacaagtttttttttggcattttgaatgtttcgggttctatcggatatccatttaatttcgggttcggttcggataatacccataacccgaaataccataaaacaagatccattcggtatttatgtcgggttcggattcattttcatcggatcggattcggttcggattttcgggttcggtttatttgcccagccctactTCAAACTAGGGTGATGTGTTTGTGGTGTAGTCAGTAGTGTGTGGGACACAAGCAATAATGAAAGAGTAAAGtccaaatatatttattctaaaaagataatttctatatttttgacaaaaaagatatatttctatatattagtatatatatattgagaaaTATGCATATACATCATATGTAAcctttataaaatgtattaattCGTTACTACAACTTAAATTAAGTACTTATCCAAGAAAAGATTACATTGGTTAAAAATCATCTCTCAACCTATATATGGATCcaggtgttttattttattttattttttttggggggggggggggggggggggcaaaGAATTAATTTATCAGAAAGATATCGATCCAATCACATGTTATACTCGTAAATTGAAAGATAAAAAATGTTAGATTAATGGACCAATGATGTGGCACAACACAATCACTATTTACTGTACATGATATCAGTTTTCTCAATGACATAGTGTGGTAGAAGAAGTCACAATACAAAACCCATCAACAAATCTATATACATATGGTATGTCCAAATCTACAAAAGGCAACTTTGGTTGGTCCACCAAACCCCACAAACCATTTGTATAGATAGATAGtcttataccaaaaaaaaaagaattattatgCCTTGCTTTCTATGTTAGCATCCATGATTGCATGTCTATTTAACGATCTAATGCTGACTCACCTTTCTCACTATTCTCCATCTTTAACTTTAACAATTGcaactagatcttgatccgcgcTACAAAACGCggatatattgtttgttttgttttttcggtatattttttatatatagctTAAAATGAATATCACCCCGTTCctggttgaaaaaaaaaaagaatatcacCCGTTCCACATTCATAAAATCAGTTACATGTAAAAAGTAGTTAAATGAAATAGGTATGTGTTTTGCTCGTAGGAAGCAACAAACATATCAATATACAATACAGTTATCAATATTATTTAGTATATGAactttaagatttttaaaataatttcaatggGTTATTCGAACCagaactaaaatttaaaaatatctgaatgaggctaaaatattaaactccgaaaacccaaaatccGAATTAGATCCTAACCAAATCGGAATGAGTACTCGAACGACCACCTCTAATTTCTGTATAAGATATTGTATAGGTTTAGACACATTTATCCAGAaccaaaaaactaaaaccaaatgtAAACCTAATTCATAAATAATCAAGTGAATCATATATCTCTGGaaccaaaaaattgaattgaacggaaccaaaccgctaaccaaataggtatccaaaattttaaaatggaattatatacccacaaatattaattatacttaatttttaaatagttaaatatactaaaaatactatttattaacaaaattacccgaatatttttatccataaatttaaaattatctaaattatttgatatttttattcaaaccgTCCGATATTTAAAGCtggtataattatttatttatttgtaaacatagttattgataCTATGAATATAAATGCTATTAATTGTTATTGATAATGTATATACAAAATGGTATCAGACATGCGAAAATCAAAGCATCTAATAGATGAATTGGTTGGTGTCAATGATTGTAGTCGAATACTTTTTCCACTCAAAGTAATGCATCCCGAAATGATAGGAAGTAAAGGGAAGATGaggttattttttttcatttttttttcatcgggAGGTTATAAAATACCAAGGGAAGAGgaggttataatatatatatacatgtcatggcagttaaatttttaagaaaGTGGGTTATAAATAATTGGACCAAACAAATATCAATTGGTCATACAtgagttttaatagaatagatagatACCCTACATTTTGGACTTTGtgactatatatacatataggttTGTCTTAAGATGTTTTCTGTTTGAATTTATATGTAGGTCATTTGGGGCTAAGGATGAGATATTCTGCTTGTTCCAAGGCTCACTTGACAACCTAGGAAGCTTGAAGCAGCAATACGGGCTTGCTAAGAATGCAAATGAGGTTCTTTTGGTCATTGAGGCTTACAAGACTCTCCGTGACAGAGCTCCATACCCTGCCAACCATGTAGTGGCTCACCTAAGTGGCGACTTCGCCTTTGTGGTCTTCGATAAATCAACATCCACTCTGTTTGTAGCTTCTGTAAGTTTTTCTTAACCCTTTTATGACCTGTGAGGAGCTAGATTGAATTTGGCTGTgaaaatcggttttaatttGGTGTAGGACCAAGAAGGTAAGGTTCCATTGTATTGGGGGATAACAGCTGATGGGTATGTGGCATTTGCTGATGATGTTGAGTTGCTAAAAGGTGCTTGTGGCAAGTCTCTTGCTTCTTTCCCTCAAGGTttgttttcttcatattttttttttgtttcactccGACGTTTAAGATTTTTATGACATTAGAAGCTAGATTGGGAGCTATTTAAATGGTTGTGCTTGCATGCATTGCAGGCTGCTTTTACTCGACTGCTTTAGGTGGGCTAAGGAGCTTTGAGAACCCTAAGAACAAGATCACTGCCATTCCTGCTAAAGAGGAAGAAATTTGGGGAGCCACCTTCAAGGTGAATAATTCTTCAAGATTAAGAAACCAtatgtagttttattttttttcctcagtAATATTTTAATAAGGCTCACATAGCACAAACAATGGTGGTGGAAACAGGTGGAAGGAGCAACAGTTCTTGCAGATTGAAAATCGAAACTCTTCaacagcaaaaaaataaaataaatcgtGCTGTGAAAACAAGAAGCTGTTCTATGAGTTCTTTAAGCTATCAACCAAAACAAGAAGCTGTTCTATGAGTTCTTTAAGCTATGTGATGATGTGATGATGTGTGTAGTGTAGTGTTATATCTCTCTCTTGTCTTTTGCTTCTTTGTATAGCCAGCGTCTGTTTCTTCCTGTTTTAACTGTATTCGTCCTAAATAAGCCATCTctctaaaatccaaaaaccacCTTCTCTTGATCCTTGTATCTCAAGTAAATCTCGAAATTTTCAGTCTGGTTTACAATCTCAAACACGAACCTAAAGAAGTTATACAGAGAGTGGCAATGAATGGGTCTTGAGTATTGAGTAGTAACTTCTATTTAGGTAATTACAAGATTCAGGTTTTTATTATTGAGAAAACATGAGCAGCTTTTCAAGTTTCTCACAGACAACGAGATGAAGTAGAAGGCAGCCATGAGTTGTGCAGATTTAAGATACAGGGCAGATATCCTCCAAACTGTAGAAAGAACCGAAAATATTAATACAGTTTTTGTGCGGATTCTCTGTTATAGTAGCTTCAGCAAGAAAGAATCCCATACCTCTCTCCTAAACATTCGATAATGTCACTTGTGAGAGTTGATCTCTTATGTTTTGTAAAAGCCAGAGACGCAGCCTTTCTCAGCAGGCCAGATGCAGCTATACATCCCAAGATTGCTGGACTCTCAGATGGACTGGAAATTTCAGAGAGTGTAAAGAAAAAATACTTTCCTCAATCAACCAATGATTGAGCTAGAAAATGGTTGAGATAAAGAAGATGTCTAACCTTTCAGGACCTGATTTAAGCTGTTGCGCCCATGACAGAAACACTGCAACACTAGACGAAACAAATACATGTAGGCGCTCTATTAACCGTGAGTAATCTGATGGTATTTGATCAAAGAATAGTGAACTCACCTCCCAGAGAGAATATCACCTTGGCCACCACATCTCCTTGGCGAACCATATATGCTCACTGATTTTactgtaaaaaaataaacacaatcAAACTTCACATTCTCAACGTTTTCTAAAGAAAAAGACAAGAGAAAAAGTTACTCACCTATCTCTCCATTGCTTATAAGATCAGTTTTCCCTTTCCTCAGAATCGTCACGCCACCAATCCTGAACAACACAGGCGTCTAATATTACTTATCATAACAATAGTTTTTACTTTCTAGGCTATAGTAAACTGAGTTTTGTAACTTCTTACTGTTTGGCCAAAGAACGTAGCTGATCTTCAGCCTTCTCTTCGTCCACTTCACAGTTCAGCACTTTCTGAACCAGGCGCTTATACTCGTTCACGTTTGGAGTTAAGACAGCAAGCGGATAGCTCTTGACAAGATCAATCGAATTCGTTACGAGAAGCAGCCCGTCCTGCAGAATCATCATACAGAACAAATGAAAAGACAAAAACAATCACAAGATCCGGGAATTAGAAGGAAGCCAAATC
The window above is part of the Brassica napus cultivar Da-Ae chromosome C3, Da-Ae, whole genome shotgun sequence genome. Proteins encoded here:
- the LOC125584141 gene encoding stem-specific protein TSJT1-like translates to MLGIFSGAIVSLPEELVAAGSRTPSPKTTGAALVNKFVEKNPSAVTVQVGDYVQLAYTHHKESPLRPRSFGAKDEIFCLFQGSLDNLGSLKQQYGLAKNANEVLLVIEAYKTLRDRAPYPANHVVAHLSGDFAFVVFDKSTSTLFVASDQEGKVPLYWGITADGYVAFADDVELLKGACGKSLASFPQGCFYSTALGGLRSFENPKNKITAIPAKEEEIWGATFKVEGATVLAD